In Gigantopelta aegis isolate Gae_Host chromosome 6, Gae_host_genome, whole genome shotgun sequence, the following are encoded in one genomic region:
- the LOC121375541 gene encoding acyl-coenzyme A thioesterase 13-like — protein sequence MLKAVCGPDYSLIKVVDGAEGKCVCELAVTQELTNVRGMLHGGTTALLVDSISTMALLTKTDNIPGVSVNMNISYIKSAPLGSEIVVNAQTLHVGRKLAFLTVDITNKVDGSLIAQGTHTKYVGQTKS from the exons ATGCTCAaagcggtctgcggccccgactattcCCTG ATTAAAGTCGTGGATGGTGCAGAAGGTAAATGTGTTTGTGAACTTGCGGTCACACAAGAGCTGACAAACGTCCGTGGAATGCTGCATGGGGGTACCACGGCGTTATTGGTGGACTCCATCTCCACGATGGCTCTGCTTACCAAGACAGACAATATTCCCGGCGTCAGCGTCAACATGAATATATC GTACATCAAGTCAGCCCCTCTTGGATCGGAGATCGTTGTGAATGCCCAGACACTGCATGTGGGCCGGAAACTAGCGTTCTTAACAGTGGACATCACAAACAAGGTGGATGGGTCACTTATAGCACAAGGAACACACACCAAATATGTAGGACAAACAAAATCTTAA